One Eubacterium sp. 1001713B170207_170306_E7 genomic window carries:
- a CDS encoding rhodanese-like domain-containing protein, with product MKKKGIFILTLLLLTAAIYTGCTAQPSGDNSQTEQKGDKNMVKAEYHKISQDEAKKRMDEHENIMIIDVRQENEYKEGHIKDAVLIPLDTIGDEMPEALPDLQQEILVYCRSGKRSEQASRKLVALGYANVYDFGGINTWPYETE from the coding sequence ATGAAGAAAAAGGGTATATTTATCTTAACACTGCTGTTATTGACAGCAGCGATCTATACAGGCTGCACAGCACAGCCCTCCGGGGATAACAGCCAAACAGAACAAAAAGGAGATAAAAATATGGTAAAAGCAGAATATCATAAGATTTCTCAGGATGAAGCCAAAAAGAGAATGGACGAGCATGAAAATATTATGATCATCGATGTCAGACAAGAGAATGAATACAAAGAAGGGCATATCAAGGATGCGGTCTTAATCCCGCTTGACACCATTGGCGATGAAATGCCTGAGGCGCTTCCGGATTTGCAGCAGGAAATTTTAGTCTACTGCCGGAGTGGCAAACGCAGCGAACAGGCCTCGAGGAAGCTGGTGGCCCTAGGGTATGCCAATGTTTATGATTTTGGCGGGATCAACACCTGGCCCTATGAAACGGAGTGA
- a CDS encoding Rrf2 family transcriptional regulator codes for MIELTGEFSIAVHALVFLNHHLGEILSSEALAENVCTNPARIRKVMAKLKKAGLVKTKSGSEGGYYFDLDPFSVDLRSICEAIGGKVVSTSWRSGDSEMDCLIASGMADIMDEIFMSIDAVGKKELEKTTVGDIDLKIFGS; via the coding sequence GTGATTGAATTGACAGGTGAATTTAGTATTGCGGTTCACGCCCTGGTTTTTCTAAACCATCATCTGGGCGAGATTTTATCCAGTGAGGCGCTTGCTGAAAATGTATGTACCAACCCTGCAAGAATCCGCAAGGTAATGGCAAAGCTTAAAAAAGCAGGGTTGGTTAAAACAAAGAGCGGCAGCGAAGGCGGCTATTATTTTGATCTGGATCCTTTTTCGGTGGATCTGCGTTCGATCTGTGAAGCGATTGGCGGAAAGGTGGTATCCACCTCATGGCGCTCTGGGGATTCGGAAATGGATTGTCTGATCGCCTCGGGCATGGCGGACATAATGGACGAAATTTTTATGTCCATTGATGCTGTTGGGAAAAAAGAGCTGGAAAAAACAACGGTTGGCGACATAGATCTTAAAATTTTTGGTTCGTGA
- a CDS encoding FAD-dependent oxidoreductase — translation MKHYDAVIIGFGKGGKTLAGSLAGMGKKVAMIEKSDKMYGGTCINVGCIPTKSLVNSAKASVIQKPGSYDEKNRLYWEAVEEKRRLTGMLRKKNFDKLNDSDNVTVYNGLGSFVSANRVKIETAEETLEVEGDQIFINTGSVSVIPPIKGIEDNPYVYTSDSLMELDVLPKRLAIIGGGYIGLEYASMYTDFGAEVTVYQIEDKLIPREDRDIAEAIQKAFEDKGVRFEMNVQTGEIENAGAEAVVHYKRDGEAMMAGADAVLIATGRKPNTESLNLEAASVEKTPRGAVKVDEKLRTSVPNIWAMGDVAGGLQFTYVSLDDFRIVKDQLTGSGERASNDRTVPYSVFIDPPFSRVGLNEEEALAQGYNVKIARLPAAAIPKAQVLRKPVGLLKAVIDADTNKILGTMLFCEESYEMINIVKLAMDAGLDYTVLRDQIFTHPTMSEALNDLFAV, via the coding sequence ATGAAACATTATGATGCAGTGATTATCGGCTTTGGAAAAGGCGGCAAAACCCTGGCAGGAAGTCTGGCGGGAATGGGAAAAAAGGTAGCGATGATTGAAAAATCAGATAAAATGTACGGCGGAACCTGTATTAATGTCGGGTGTATCCCTACAAAATCCCTGGTGAACAGCGCAAAAGCGTCGGTCATTCAAAAACCGGGCAGCTACGATGAAAAAAACCGTTTGTATTGGGAAGCGGTAGAAGAAAAACGCCGTTTGACAGGCATGCTGAGAAAGAAAAATTTTGACAAGCTTAATGATTCGGACAATGTAACGGTCTATAATGGACTGGGCAGCTTTGTGTCCGCTAACCGTGTGAAGATTGAAACCGCCGAAGAAACCCTTGAGGTTGAAGGCGACCAGATTTTTATCAATACCGGTTCAGTGTCGGTCATTCCTCCCATTAAAGGAATTGAGGACAACCCTTATGTTTACACCAGCGACTCCCTGATGGAGCTTGATGTGCTGCCGAAGCGCCTGGCAATTATCGGCGGTGGCTATATTGGCCTGGAATATGCATCGATGTATACAGATTTTGGCGCAGAGGTGACCGTATACCAGATTGAAGATAAACTGATCCCGCGTGAAGACCGGGACATTGCAGAAGCCATTCAAAAAGCTTTTGAGGATAAAGGCGTGCGTTTTGAAATGAATGTTCAGACCGGGGAAATTGAAAATGCCGGCGCTGAAGCGGTTGTTCATTACAAAAGAGACGGCGAAGCCATGATGGCTGGAGCGGACGCGGTTTTAATCGCCACGGGCAGAAAACCCAACACAGAAAGCCTCAACCTTGAGGCGGCCAGTGTCGAAAAAACGCCGAGAGGCGCTGTGAAGGTTGATGAAAAGCTCCGGACCAGTGTCCCCAATATTTGGGCAATGGGCGATGTCGCCGGAGGACTGCAGTTTACCTATGTTTCATTGGATGATTTCAGAATTGTTAAGGATCAGCTGACAGGCAGCGGTGAACGTGCCAGCAATGACCGCACCGTACCCTACAGTGTCTTTATCGATCCGCCGTTTTCACGCGTTGGCCTTAATGAGGAAGAAGCGCTGGCTCAGGGCTATAATGTGAAGATTGCCAGGCTGCCGGCAGCGGCCATACCGAAGGCTCAGGTTCTGAGAAAGCCCGTCGGTCTCTTAAAGGCAGTTATTGATGCCGATACCAATAAAATTCTGGGAACAATGCTTTTCTGTGAAGAATCCTATGAAATGATTAATATTGTCAAGCTGGCAATGGACGCAGGTCTGGACTACACAGTGCTGAGAGACCAGATATTTACGCACCCCACAATGAGCGAAGCGCTCAACGATTTGTTTGCAGTATAA
- the trxA gene encoding thioredoxin, whose protein sequence is MARVINAQEFNEEVLNGKGVVLVDFFATWCGPCKALSPILDELAEKVKDAKIVKVDIDADSDLASEYRVMSVPTLKIFKDGEVKESLVGGRPLEELEAKLAEYQS, encoded by the coding sequence ATGGCAAGAGTCATTAATGCACAGGAATTTAATGAAGAAGTATTAAATGGAAAAGGTGTTGTACTGGTGGATTTTTTCGCTACATGGTGCGGCCCCTGTAAAGCGCTCTCACCGATTTTGGATGAACTGGCTGAAAAGGTAAAGGATGCTAAAATTGTTAAGGTCGATATTGACGCCGACAGCGATTTAGCCTCAGAATACCGTGTTATGAGCGTGCCTACGCTTAAAATTTTTAAAGACGGCGAAGTAAAGGAAAGCCTGGTGGGCGGCCGTCCATTGGAAGAATTGGAAGCTAAGCTGGCCGAATATCAGTCCTAA
- a CDS encoding Hpt domain-containing protein, with translation MDILEGLESIGIDLDIVLHRFSNNAALLERFLLKFPKDKTYSALKQAVEEKDYASIESDAHTLKGIAANLGFDLLSKRAAEMVDKVRANDYADLETIFEALSEEYEKIIAVIERNG, from the coding sequence ATGGATATTTTAGAGGGACTGGAATCAATAGGAATTGATTTGGACATAGTCTTGCATCGTTTTTCTAACAATGCGGCTCTATTGGAACGTTTTTTACTCAAATTTCCAAAGGATAAAACCTATAGTGCGTTAAAACAGGCGGTAGAAGAAAAAGATTATGCAAGCATCGAATCTGATGCTCATACACTAAAGGGGATAGCGGCCAATCTGGGTTTTGATCTGCTGAGTAAAAGAGCGGCGGAAATGGTGGACAAGGTAAGAGCAAATGATTATGCAGACCTTGAAACTATTTTTGAGGCCCTGAGCGAGGAATATGAAAAGATCATAGCAGTGATTGAAAGAAATGGCTGA
- the def gene encoding peptide deformylase, with protein sequence MAIRQIRKFPDDILHKKCRPVETIDERTLELIKDMTDTMYQLPNCGGLAANQVGVLKRVVVIDVGEGLYQLVNPKIIEAEGERIVVEGCMSSPDVWGKVKRPERVVVEYTTPEGEILQKEAEGLLAKCFCHELDHLDGIFFTDKVIEYVEP encoded by the coding sequence ATGGCCATTAGACAAATAAGAAAGTTTCCTGACGACATTTTACACAAAAAGTGCCGTCCTGTTGAAACCATTGATGAGAGAACACTGGAATTAATCAAGGACATGACTGACACCATGTACCAGCTTCCAAACTGCGGCGGCCTTGCCGCCAACCAGGTTGGCGTACTGAAGCGTGTGGTGGTCATCGATGTAGGCGAAGGTCTCTATCAGCTGGTAAATCCGAAAATTATCGAAGCTGAAGGCGAACGCATTGTGGTGGAGGGCTGCATGAGCTCTCCCGATGTCTGGGGAAAGGTCAAACGCCCCGAGCGCGTTGTCGTCGAGTACACCACTCCGGAGGGTGAGATTCTCCAAAAAGAAGCCGAGGGCCTGCTGGCAAAATGCTTCTGCCACGAGCTTGACCATCTGGACGGCATCTTTTTTACAGACAAAGTCATTGAGTATGTCGAGCCCTAA
- a CDS encoding SDR family oxidoreductase: MRMKNKTVIITGGGKGIGFGISKAFAKEGASLVLTGRTASTLEQAKEKLETEYAVDVLTVTADGSDEAAVKNVIEKTIERFGHIDVLINNAQTSKSGVLLQDHTKEDFDLAINTGLYATFFYMREAFPYLKESHGAIINFASGAGLAGREGQSSYAAAKEGIRGLSRVAATEWGQYGINVNVVCPLVETPGLAKWKEEYPELYAKTIKGVPLGRFGDAEKDVGRTCVFLASEDASFISGETITLQGGSGLRP, encoded by the coding sequence ATGAGAATGAAAAATAAAACAGTAATTATAACAGGCGGCGGCAAGGGAATTGGCTTTGGGATCAGCAAAGCTTTTGCAAAGGAAGGCGCATCTCTTGTACTGACAGGAAGAACCGCCTCGACGCTTGAACAGGCCAAAGAAAAGCTGGAGACGGAATACGCCGTCGATGTGCTGACTGTCACAGCAGACGGGAGCGACGAAGCCGCTGTCAAAAACGTGATTGAAAAGACAATTGAACGTTTTGGACATATTGATGTGCTCATCAACAATGCCCAAACCTCAAAATCCGGCGTGCTTTTACAGGACCACACCAAGGAAGATTTTGACCTGGCCATCAATACAGGGCTTTACGCGACCTTTTTTTACATGAGAGAAGCCTTTCCGTATCTGAAGGAAAGCCACGGTGCCATCATCAATTTTGCTTCTGGTGCGGGTTTGGCAGGGAGAGAAGGTCAATCCTCCTACGCCGCAGCTAAAGAGGGCATTCGCGGCTTGTCGAGAGTGGCTGCTACGGAGTGGGGGCAGTACGGCATTAACGTCAACGTGGTCTGCCCTCTGGTCGAAACGCCGGGGCTGGCAAAATGGAAGGAAGAGTATCCGGAGCTGTACGCTAAAACCATAAAAGGTGTGCCGCTCGGTCGTTTTGGAGACGCTGAAAAAGATGTCGGACGCACCTGTGTTTTTCTTGCAAGCGAGGATGCTTCTTTTATCAGCGGTGAAACCATCACCCTTCAGGGCGGCTCTGGCCTGAGACCGTAA
- a CDS encoding GyrI-like domain-containing protein yields the protein MEWIQRLNQAVNYIEENLNGVIDYNIAAEIACCSTFHFQRMFSYIADIPLSEYIRRRRMTTAAFELQTTDVRILDIALEYGYQSPTSFTRAFQSVHGVPPSAARSKGISLKAYPRITFSISIKGDTEMNYKIIEKEAFRIVGVCKSLEVNFDESYKEIPGFWQEAAERNLIAQLVPLMDKEPFGVLGVSSGMNEKTLDYYIAVATDRPVPQGMTEFTIPASTWAVFECIGPMPQAIQTLQRRIVTEWLPNSGYEYANAPDIEVYGEGDQQAEDYRCEVWLPIVKK from the coding sequence ATGGAATGGATTCAAAGACTTAACCAGGCCGTAAACTACATTGAGGAAAACCTCAACGGCGTCATTGATTATAACATCGCGGCCGAAATCGCCTGCTGCTCAACCTTTCACTTTCAAAGGATGTTTTCGTACATTGCGGATATACCGCTTTCCGAGTACATCCGCAGGCGGCGCATGACCACCGCCGCGTTTGAGCTTCAGACAACCGACGTAAGAATACTGGACATCGCGCTGGAGTACGGATATCAGTCCCCTACCTCCTTCACCCGCGCTTTTCAGAGCGTTCATGGTGTCCCGCCCTCTGCGGCCAGGTCGAAGGGGATTTCTTTGAAAGCATATCCACGGATAACCTTCTCAATTTCAATTAAAGGAGATACAGAGATGAATTACAAAATCATTGAAAAAGAAGCATTTAGAATTGTGGGTGTCTGTAAATCGCTGGAGGTAAACTTCGACGAAAGCTACAAAGAGATTCCGGGTTTCTGGCAGGAAGCCGCAGAACGGAACCTGATCGCCCAGCTTGTACCGCTTATGGACAAAGAACCCTTTGGCGTTCTGGGCGTAAGCTCTGGAATGAACGAAAAAACCCTTGACTATTACATTGCTGTCGCCACAGACAGGCCTGTACCCCAGGGCATGACCGAGTTCACTATTCCCGCCTCTACCTGGGCTGTGTTTGAGTGTATCGGCCCCATGCCTCAGGCCATCCAGACTTTGCAGCGGCGCATTGTCACCGAATGGCTCCCAAATTCCGGCTACGAATATGCCAATGCGCCGGACATCGAGGTCTACGGCGAAGGTGACCAGCAGGCAGAGGATTACCGATGCGAGGTTTGGCTGCCGATTGTGAAAAAATAA
- a CDS encoding response regulator transcription factor, translated as MKRILVVEDDEMLGAGLCYNLELEGFKTVLVQSFEGAEKRVEEGGWDMVILDVNLPDGDGFSLAKKIRLRARTPLIFLTACDLDDDILKGFELGADDYITKPFNIKIVIKRINAVFRRSGDSRKERFICGNLEIDFDRRTACKNGEPLILTPTEFKLLQLFCENPGKVLTRKMLLESLWDNEGNFVDEHTLTINVSRLRSKISDDAFAYIKTIYGMGYEWMGEKDA; from the coding sequence ATGAAGCGTATTCTTGTAGTTGAAGATGATGAGATGCTGGGCGCGGGTCTTTGCTATAATCTGGAGCTTGAGGGCTTTAAAACTGTTTTGGTACAGAGCTTTGAAGGCGCCGAAAAAAGAGTGGAGGAAGGCGGATGGGATATGGTTATTCTGGATGTCAACCTTCCGGACGGCGATGGGTTCAGCCTGGCGAAAAAAATACGTCTGAGGGCCCGGACACCGCTGATTTTCTTAACAGCCTGTGACCTGGATGATGATATATTAAAGGGCTTTGAGCTGGGTGCAGATGACTATATCACCAAGCCCTTTAACATTAAAATTGTGATTAAACGGATCAACGCGGTTTTCAGAAGAAGCGGGGACAGCAGAAAAGAGCGGTTTATCTGCGGAAATCTGGAGATTGATTTTGACAGGCGGACAGCCTGTAAAAATGGGGAGCCCCTGATATTGACCCCGACAGAGTTTAAGCTGCTGCAGCTTTTCTGCGAAAACCCCGGCAAGGTACTGACCCGGAAAATGCTTTTGGAAAGCCTTTGGGACAATGAGGGAAATTTTGTTGACGAGCATACCCTTACCATCAATGTCAGCCGTCTGCGCTCAAAAATTTCGGACGATGCCTTTGCCTATATTAAGACAATCTATGGGATGGGCTATGAATGGATGGGTGAGAAGGATGCGTAA
- a CDS encoding HAMP domain-containing sensor histidine kinase: protein MRKKRIPSALQEWMSIGLMAALTAAFLLLVFALTDGETGALLRLAAVVFAVAFWGIFYAFQLICKRRFVAFADGLCSNLDSLIQNEGIQAFSLEEETLTSKVQMKLNQLYEVTNAAIQENGEQKLAVQRIVSDISHQLKTPIANIKMYADTVTNPQVPEEKRRFFLDGLQNQVEKLDFLIQVLTKISRLENGQIALKAERQAFYPTLAQALSGITLPAEKKGITVSVVCDEALELYHDSKWTAEALFNLLENAVKYTPEGGRVSVSAEQWEMYTRIEIADTGIGVSEEHMNDIFKRFYRESKVQSTPGIGVGLYLAREIIGKEQGYIKVASQAGEGSVFSVFLPNQAG, encoded by the coding sequence ATGCGTAAAAAACGAATTCCCTCCGCGCTTCAGGAGTGGATGAGTATTGGGCTGATGGCGGCTTTGACCGCAGCTTTTCTGCTTTTGGTCTTTGCTTTGACAGATGGTGAGACAGGGGCTCTGCTTCGGCTGGCGGCGGTTGTTTTCGCAGTGGCGTTCTGGGGAATCTTCTACGCTTTTCAGCTGATCTGCAAACGCCGTTTTGTTGCGTTTGCGGACGGGCTCTGCTCAAACCTGGACAGCCTGATCCAGAACGAAGGGATACAGGCGTTTAGCCTTGAGGAAGAAACGCTGACTTCAAAGGTACAGATGAAGCTGAATCAGCTATACGAGGTTACCAATGCCGCCATCCAGGAAAACGGCGAACAGAAGCTGGCAGTCCAGAGAATTGTTTCGGATATATCGCACCAGCTTAAAACCCCCATCGCCAATATTAAAATGTATGCCGATACAGTCACAAATCCTCAGGTGCCCGAAGAAAAAAGGCGCTTCTTTCTGGATGGACTTCAAAATCAGGTTGAGAAGCTGGATTTCCTGATTCAGGTACTGACCAAAATATCCCGCCTGGAAAACGGGCAGATTGCTTTAAAAGCCGAACGGCAGGCCTTTTACCCGACACTGGCCCAGGCGCTCAGCGGCATTACCCTGCCGGCGGAAAAGAAGGGAATCACCGTCAGCGTTGTGTGTGACGAGGCGCTGGAGCTTTACCACGACTCAAAATGGACGGCCGAAGCCCTTTTTAATCTGCTGGAAAACGCGGTCAAGTACACGCCGGAAGGCGGCAGGGTATCCGTTTCAGCAGAGCAGTGGGAAATGTATACCAGGATAGAAATTGCGGATACAGGGATCGGTGTTTCAGAGGAGCATATGAACGATATTTTCAAACGTTTTTACCGTGAGTCCAAGGTCCAAAGCACCCCGGGAATCGGTGTGGGGCTTTATCTGGCGCGTGAGATCATCGGAAAGGAGCAGGGGTACATCAAGGTTGCCTCACAGGCGGGCGAAGGTTCTGTTTTTTCAGTGTTTTTGCCGAATCAGGCCGGTTGA
- a CDS encoding ABC transporter ATP-binding protein, translating into MEILKTTDLKKHYGSGESMVRALDGVSLSIERGKFTAIVGTSGSGKSTLLHMLGGLDKPTSGSVKVADKELADMNDEQLTIFRRRQIGFVFQNYNLVPILNVYENIVLPIELDGNTVDKRFVGGIVKMLGLKEKLTSLPGNLSGGQQQRVAIARALATKPAIILADEPTGNLDSRTSQDVLSLLKATSARFNQTIVMITHNEEIAQLADEVIRIEDGKIVNGR; encoded by the coding sequence ATGGAGATCTTAAAAACAACGGATTTGAAAAAGCATTACGGCAGTGGTGAGAGCATGGTAAGAGCGTTGGACGGCGTGTCCCTGTCCATTGAGAGAGGAAAGTTTACAGCCATTGTGGGAACTTCCGGCAGCGGTAAGTCAACCCTCCTGCATATGCTGGGAGGCCTGGACAAGCCGACCTCCGGCAGTGTCAAAGTAGCGGACAAGGAGCTGGCTGACATGAATGACGAGCAGCTGACGATCTTCAGGAGACGCCAGATCGGTTTTGTTTTCCAAAATTATAACCTGGTGCCAATCCTTAATGTATACGAAAATATTGTACTGCCCATTGAGCTGGATGGCAATACAGTGGATAAACGGTTTGTGGGCGGTATTGTCAAAATGCTCGGCCTCAAGGAAAAGCTGACAAGCCTGCCGGGCAATTTGTCAGGTGGACAGCAGCAGCGTGTGGCGATCGCCAGAGCTCTGGCAACCAAGCCGGCGATTATTCTGGCAGATGAACCGACCGGAAACCTTGACAGCCGGACCAGCCAGGATGTGCTGAGCCTGTTAAAGGCAACCAGCGCCCGGTTTAATCAGACCATTGTGATGATCACTCATAACGAGGAGATTGCTCAGCTGGCGGACGAGGTGATCCGCATCGAAGACGGAAAGATCGTAAACGGCAGGTAA